A single genomic interval of Spinacia oleracea cultivar Varoflay chromosome 6, BTI_SOV_V1, whole genome shotgun sequence harbors:
- the LOC130462927 gene encoding uncharacterized protein: protein MNNSKNLASTLVREKYVKNRTYPANFKTGSHIWHDIGKGWEDFNLLTEWCLGKGENILFWKDNWTGKGTLRETIQGHMTLGEENRKVSDVISNCAWNLSHIPFILPNHISQGINAIPIPALGEDTHVCQMGKGVYFDSKATYSYLWNKAHKHLANTQNWNVVWNSNCAPKMRVFLWLICWGRLPCASHLAHRNIIPNPNFSFCPNSEEDATHIFYKCPRALEFWEEVGISLQDLNGTGNTLLDWLHYNLTRSDLNNKLLAPWPTFFIYSIWCLWNRRNRWVFRKESKPVDIVWKKNLWLVNEFMAATPASKIITSSTLLNLGNSNFVVQVDASFCHSSLSVGYASVCRNDNNQWVSGMAGNTHY, encoded by the coding sequence ATGAACAATTCCAAGAATCTAGCTTCTACCTTGGTTAGAGAAAAGTATGTTAAGAATAGAACGTACCCAGCTAATTTCAAAACAGGCTCTCACATCTGGCATGACATTGGGAAAGGGTGGGAGGACTTTAATCTGTTAACTGAATGGTGTCTAGGAAAAGGAGAAAATATTCTGTTTTGGAAGGACAACTGGACGGGTAAGGGGACTCTTAGGGAAACTATACAGGGACATATGACATTGGGGGAGGAAAATAGGAAAGTTTCTGATGTCATTAGCAATTGTGCTTGGAACCTTTCCCACATTCCATTTATTCTCCCTAATCATATCTCCCAAGGGATTAATGCTATTCCAATCCCAGCCTTGGGAGAAGATACTCATGTGTGTCAAATGGGGAAGGGAGTTTACTTTGACTCGAAAGCTACCTACTCCTACCTTTGGAATAAAGCCCACAAACACCTTGCTAACACCCAAAACTGGAATGTGGTTTGGAATTCTAATTGTGCTCCGAAGATGAGGGTCTTCTTGTGGTTAATTTGTTGGGGTAGATTACCTTGTGCTAGCCACCTCGCCCATAGGAATATTATTCCCAACCCAAACTTCTCCTTCTGCCCAAACAGTGAGGAAGATGCCACCCACATCTTCTACAAATGCCCTCGAGCCCTTGAGTTTTGGGAGGAAGTTGGGATTTCCCTTCAGGATCTTAATGGAACCGGCAACACCCTCCTTGACTGGCTGCATTACAACCTTACCAGATCCGACTTGAACAACAAACTCCTTGCTCCCTGGCCTACATTTTTTATCTACTCTATTTGGTGTCTTTGGAATAGAAGAAACAGGTGGGTCTTTAGGAAAGAGTCTAAACCAGTTGATATTGTGTGGAAGAAAAACCTCTGGCTTGTGAATGAATTTATGGCAGCCACCCCGGCTAGTAAGATTATTACAAGCTCTACTCTGTTGAACTTGggtaattctaattttgttgttCAAGTGGATGCTTCTTTTTGCCATTCTTCCCTCTCTGTTGGGTATGCTTCTGTGTGCAGGAATGATAACAATCAATGGGTGTCAGGCATGGCGGGTAACACCCACTACTAG